One window from the genome of Dermacentor silvarum isolate Dsil-2018 chromosome 7, BIME_Dsil_1.4, whole genome shotgun sequence encodes:
- the LOC119458376 gene encoding epoxide hydrolase 4-like: protein MIPPSVGKLIVLAIGTSMWIWMEAYVNLQISLHGESILKPLERKEPMDFNSSNYGNHTTLNLSSITVHYVSKGCDNKEDSRSILLLLHGFLDFWYIWNRQIPILGEHFCVVAPDLRGYGLSTKPLDPENYVMTFLMKDVKDLLDVINPNHTRKVVLVGHGWGGMISFCFATMYEELIDKMIIINGMHPKAFSKQLLRSLKQMRMSWYLIPFRHPVIPEKYLEMRDFAFFDQVHRGFTKDEEYAHKYMFSREGALTGAINYYRAVNESEELYKLQYRKINVTTLILWGQKDAFLTSPIAKFNLEWLAKSYVLYYRKAGHWLQRECFQQVAARIKEFVLSEKVELLTNETSEKESLGTCSESMTPDEIKTVTICPLLPTNASVPNFNLE from the exons ATGATTCCTCCAAGTGTTGGTAAACTCATCGTCCTTGCTATTGGGACCAGCATGTGGATCTGGATGGAGGCATACGTGAACTTGCAAATATCACTGCATGGAGAATCCATCCTCAAGCCCTTGGAAAGGAAAGAGCCTATGGACTTTAACAGCAGTAACTACGGAAACCACACAACTTTGAATCTTTCT TCTATTACAGTTCACTACGTATCAAAAGGCTGCGACAACAAGGAGGACAGTCGTTCTATACTGCTCCTGCTGCACGGATTCCTTGACTTCTGGTACATCTGGAACAGGCAAATACCCATACTGGGTGAGCACTTCTG CGTTGTGGCTCCTGACTTACGTGGTTATGGGCTTTCTACAAAACCGCTGGACCCAGAAAACTATGTCATGACTTTCCTGATGAAGGATGTGAAAGACCTGCTGGACGTCATAA ACCCGAACCATACTAGAAAGGTCGTTCTCGTTGGCCATGGCTGGGGAGGCATGATCAGCTTTTGCTTTGCCACAATGTACGAGGAGCTGATAGACAAGATGATCATCATCAATGGCATGCACCCAAAGGCCTTCTCTAAGCAGCTTCTTCGAAGCCTGAAGCAAATGAGGATGTCGTG GTACCTAATACCGTTTCGACACCCCGTAATTCCCGAGAAGTACCTAGAGATGCGGGACTTCGCCTTCTTTGACCAAGTGCACAGAGGTTTTACGAAGGACGAAGAGTACGCCCACAAATACATGTTCTCACGGGAAG GCGCCCTGACGGGGGCCATCAACTATTATCGTGCTGTGAACGAGAGCGAAGAACTGTACAAGCTGCAATACCGCAAGATAAACGTAACCACGCTCATCCTCTGGGGACAAAAGGACGCATTCCTCACATCTCCCATTGCGAAATTCAACCTGGAATGGCTAGCGAAATCATATGTGCTTTACTATAGGAAAGCAGGGCACTGGTTGCAGCGGGAGTGTTTCCAACAGGTTGCTGCACGCATCAAGGAGTTTGTGCTTAGTGAAAAAGTAGAGCTTTTGACGAATGAAACATCTGAAAAGGAAAGCCTGGGCACGTGTTCAGAGTCAATGACACCGGATGAAATCAAAACGGTGACCATATGTCCGTTGCTTCCAACGAACGCGAGTGTACCCAATTTTAACCTGGAATAA